Proteins encoded together in one Jaculus jaculus isolate mJacJac1 chromosome 7, mJacJac1.mat.Y.cur, whole genome shotgun sequence window:
- the Znf260 gene encoding zinc finger protein 260, whose translation MLENLQLEPDLLQDDIHPGEQPYKCSKSRETFSLKQNFAEHKQMHVGEKSHDCAECGKVFSRVSSLTLHLRSHAQKKYKCKRCGKAFSQKGYFLSHQKHHTEEKPYGCGKAFLQMPTIIRQQKDTGKKTYPCKECGKAFNGKSYLKEHEKIHTGEKPFECSQCGRAFSQKQYLIKHQNIHSGKKPFKCNECGKAFCQKENLIIHQRIHTGEKPYECKGCGKAFVQKSSLIRHQRSHTGEKPYVCKECGKAFSGKSNLTEHEKIHIGEKPYKCNECGTIFRQKQYLIKHHNIHTGEKPYECNKCGKAFSRITSLIVHVRIHTGDKPYECKVCGKAFCQSSSLTVHMRSHTGEKPYGCNECSKAFSQFSTLALHMRIHTGEKPYQCSECGKSFSQKSHYIRHQRIHTHLSSTDS comes from the coding sequence ATGTTGGAAAATCTTCAGCTTGAACCAGATCTTCTGCAGGATGACATTCATCCTGGAGAGCAACCTTACAAATGTAGTAAAAGCAGAGAAACCTTCAGCTTGAAGCAGAACTTTGCAGAGCATAAGCAAATGCATGTTGGGGAAAAATCACATGACTGTGCAGAATGTGGTAAAGTGTTCTCTCGGGTCTCATCACTTACTCTACATTTAAGAAGTCATGcacagaagaaatataaatgtaagAGATGTGGAAAAGCCTTCAGCCAGAAGGGCTACTTCCTTTCCCATCAGAAACATCATACTGAAGAGAAGCCTTATGgatgtgggaaagctttccttCAGATGCCAACCATTATTAGACAACAGAAAGATACAGGGAAAAAAACATATCCatgtaaggaatgtgggaaagcttttaatggaaaatcctatctcaaagagCATGAGaaaattcatactggagagaagccATTTGAATGTAGTCAGTGTGGAAGAGCCTTCAGCCAGAAGCAGTACCTCATTAAACATCAGAACATCCACAGTGGGAAGAAACCCTtcaaatgtaatgaatgtggcaaGGCCTTTTGCCAGAAAGAAAACCTCATTATCCACCAGAGAatccacactggagagaaaccatatgaatgtaaaGGGTGTGGGAAAGCCTTTGTTCAGAAGTCAAGCCTCATCAGACACCAGAGAagtcatactggagagaaaccctatgTGTGTAAGGAATGTGGGAAAGCATTCAGTGGCAAATCAAATCTCACTGAGCATGAGAAAATCCATATTGGAGAGAAACCAtataaatgtaatgaatgtggaacAATCTTCAGGCAGAAACAATACCTCATTAAACATCACAATATTCATACAGGAGAGAAACCCTATGAGTGTAATAAATGTGGAAAAGCATTTTCACGGATCACATCACTGATTGTACATGTGAGAATTCATACAGGTGATAAACCTTATGAATGTAAAGTATGTGGGAAAGCCTTCTGTCAAAGCTCATCTCTCACAGTGCATATGAGAAgccatacaggtgagaagccctatGGCTGTAATGAGTGTAGCAAAGCCTTTTCTCAGTTTTCAACTCTTGCTTTACACATGAGAATACATACTGGTGAAAAACCTTATCAATGCAGTGAGTGTGGGAAGTCTTTCAGCCAGAAGTCGCATTATATCAGACACCAGAGAATTCATACTCATTTAAGCTCTACAGATTCCTAA